The window TCGACGTTAATCAGCTTGGCGTTATTGACACCGTCCAAGGTGACTCCATGCCGGGCGGTCGATCCGTTGCAGAAGACCTGCGAATCGCGAAAGGTCGCCCCGGTTTCTACTTTCACCTGGCCTTCGAGGCGCAGGAAAAGCCCCTGCACAGTTTGGCTGGCCGGCACGATGTAGTCTGGCCCCGTGCAACCTACTCCGCCAGGGCAGGTGATTTGGGTCAGGACCGCGCCAGGGGTAACGGTTGCCGTCAACACAGTCACTACTACAACCGATAAGAAAAAGGGGAACATGAGCCGTTTCACAAACTCCTCCTAAGCAGCCATCTAAATCAGACCATACGAGATTGGCCGAGCGGTAATATCACCCCGAGCCCTTCGGCTACGCTCAGGATAAACTCCACGAGGGGTCTCTCAGAGAGATTCTTCGCGTTGCTCAGAATGACAAGTCTGGCTGGTGGCATCGTAAAGCATACGAATGTTGTTTGTTTCGATTTAGGCTGACGGTTGTGAGAAAACCACGTCGAAACTACGGAGGGAAGATAAAGTGGTCAGGAGACCGAGTCAATCGTAGCGTAAGAGACGGCTCGCGGTGCCGCGCAAGATGGCGAACTCCGCCTCGGCAGGCAGACGCAAAGCTTTGACTTCCTCTACAGGGCGCTGGGTGCCGGCGGGAAGAGGATAATCGGTGCCGATGACCAAGTGCTCTGCCCCATAGGTAGCGACCAAATAACGCACCATCGCGGGATTGAAGGCCAGAGTGTCGAAGCAAAATTGATTGACGTAGCTCGAAGGCGGGCGCGGAATGACGGAGCGACACTCGGGGATGCGTTCGTAGCCCATATCGAGCCGACCGAGCATGCTGGGGAGCGCGCCGCCGGCGTGATACAGCACCACACGTAAACGCGGATGGCGTTCCAACACCCCGCCGTAGATCAACACCGCCGCCGCCAGACCGGTGTCGAACAAGTTACCAGCCAGAATGCCCAGGCCGTAGCGGGCCAGCATGCCACGCGGTGCCGCCTCGAACGGGTGGATGCACACCACCATCTGCAAGGCCTCTGCCGCTGCCCAGAACACCTCGAACTGCGGCTCGTCCAGCCCCTGTTCTTGAATGCGTGGGGGAATCTCCACGCCACGCAGCCCGAGTTTCGCAGCACGTTCGAGTTCCTGTGCCGCCGCCGGCGGATCTTGCAGCGGTACCGAGGCCAAAGGCGCGAAGCGGTCGGACAACCGTTGACCGATAGCCGCCAAGGCATCGTTATTCACCTGGGCAATCGCCAACCCCAAATCCGGCGCGACTTCCGGGTACATGAGGAACGGTACGCACGAGACCGCCTGCACTCCGATGCTGGCGGCGTCCATGTCAGGAAGCCGTGCTTCGGGCCGCGCGATTTTGTCGTGGTAGGGACGGCGCGCAGAGCCCTGAATCACGAAGAAGCGTTGCCCATCCTGTTCAACAAACTGGGTCGCGTACTTGTCGCCTTCCCGAGTCAGAAAGTCCGCTACTTCAGGCGCGATTAAATGGTTGTGCATGTCGATAGCCAGCACCGGCTGATGAGTACTCACGACGCTCCTCCAATCGCCTATAAGATGATGCTCACCTTCCCCTGTGGTCGCAGAGAATCCAGATCGAGAATCGCTCGCCGCTCGCGAATCTTGAATCCGCCCTCGTGCCGCACCAGCACATACTCGTAGCGCCCGACATACGTGTCGAGCTGCTCCATGCGCGTGCGGTAGACGGCAAAATTCGCCGTCGCGCGGATCACGTCGCCTTCCACGCTGCGGATACGGACGTTCCCGAGCAAGCGCCGGGTGCGCGAATGCGGGGTCTCGGCATGCGCGAAGCGCCCAAGGAGCTGTTTCACCCGCGAGCGAATCCGCATGATGTCGTCGGCGACGATGAAGAGCGACGTCCGGGGGTCTCCGTCAGGGGTGTCGGTTGCTGGCACGTAATACGACGCATCCTCGGTTAAGAGGCCAAGCCATTCTTCCAGCCGCCATTCGTCGAGCAGCGCGGCTTCTTCATAGAGGAAGGTTTCTACTTCGTGGCGGAGTGCAACGGGCTTTTCGGTCGAGGTCATACTATCTCCCAGAAAAGAGAATCCAGAAGCCAGGAGTCAGAAGCCATCGGTCCGTCCGGATGATAAGGATGTCATTCCGAGCCGAAACGCAGTGAAGGCGAGGAATCTCGTGTTATCCCTGCCAGCTTGAGATTCCTCGTCGCTTCGCTCCTCGGAATGACATCCTCGCACGTTCCTGTTCTGCATTCTGACTCCTCTGCCTTCACGCTGCCCGCTGCGCTGCGGCCTTGGTCGGACGCAAGGTCAGTAAATCGTGCCACCGTCGCCAGAAGGAGCGAATCTGCAATTCGTCGGTCGGGACGGGCTCGGCGCGGTTCATCCCTCGGGACATATCCGACCACATCACTTCACGATTGGCGAACCCTTTCTGGCAGGACTCCAGCATCTCCACATCGTCCGGCGTAGCGAACCCGCCTGGCCCTAAGAAGGTCAGGAAGTTGTCCAGCCGTATGGCGCGATCCTCTGCGCTCTCGTCCTGCGGCTCCAACGCCCAGGCGCTCACTTCCATATAATTCGACGATACAGGGAAGAAGGTGCGGATGGTCACGGCCATAAGATCGTTGATGATGAGATTGGGGAAGATCAACAAGTTGCGGCTGGTGCGGCAGACGCGCCGTGCCCAGTCCGCCCCGAAGCGCTCTTCTATTCTCTTATACACCGCCCCGATCTCGGCTTTCTTGGCCTCGCCAAACGAGGGATTCCAGTGCGCCACCAGCCGACCCCACGGCGGTTCGTACTCGATCACCGCGTGGCCATTCCCCAGCGCCAAGGCTCTCCCAGGTAAGCGTTCAGTCATATCCAAGCCGCCGGTTTCCACCAAAAACTGGAAGTAGCGTTGATGGGTCGGCAAGCCATGGTACCCATCGAAGCTGTTTTCGACCAAGAGCTTCCAATTGGCGCGCATGCTGTAGAGCTGCGCCCCGGGGACGACTTCCATGCCGACCTCGGATTGGTCGCACACGAGATCCAAGAACTCCTTGGCACCCGCCAAGTAGTCCGACAAACTTTCCCCATCGGGATTGAAGTTGACGAACACGAAGCCGCGATAGCTGTCCACGCGCGGTTGCGCCAGGGCAAAGTCTTTCCGGTCGAAAGAGGGGCTGTAAGCTTCCTCTCCCGGCACCCCGACCAGCTCACCACGAGAGTTGAACGTCCAGGCATGGTATGCGCATTGAAAGGAGCGCGCGGTGCCGGATTGCGCCCGACAGACCAGCGCGCCACGATGCGTACAGGTATTGAGCAATACCCGCACCTGCCCGTCGTCTCCACGGATAAGAATCACAGGGCGCCCCGCCACACGCCGCGCACGGAAATCGCCAGGCTGGGCCACTTCCGATTCGTGACCGGCATAGATCCAGCACCGCTCGAAGACGCGCCGGTGCTCCAACTCCAGGATCTCCTGGCTGGTGAACGCTTGGCGATTCACCCGAAACAGACCGGCTTGTTGATTGTCGATGATCAAACCTTCAAGAGAAGTCGTGTCCATCTCTGTCCCCCTCTCGTGATTCGTGATTCGTGATTCGTGACTTGTGATTCGTAGCTCACCACTCATTACTCACTCGGATTCCATGCCCAATAGCGTGCTACCGTACCGGCATCCACGCGCAAATCCAGGCCGGTAATCATCTCGGCGTCCTCCGAAGCCAGGAACGCAATGGCCTTGGCATAGTGCTTTGGACTCGGCAGCTTGCGCATCGGCGCGCCTTTGCGGAACGGCTCGAACATTTGCACGATGCGCTGGTCGCCAGGTCCCCTACCCCAGCGTTCCGCCCGCTCGAAACTCTCCTGCGGATCGGTCGCAGTCGGGGTCAAACTATTCACCCGGATACCGTAGTCCACCAGCTCCATCGCCACCGAGCGGGTAAAATTCAGCAACCCACTCTTGCCGGTGCAGTAGCCGACGTTGCGCGGCTGCCCCTGATGGCCGGCAGTAGAAATGATGTTGATGATATTTCCTGGCCGCTGCTGCGTGATCATCAGCTGGGCCACATACTTGGTGAAGAGAAAGGTCCCGGTCAGAATGATAGACGTTTGCCGTGTCCATTCCGCCAAAGACATGTCCAACACACCCTTCTGATTAAAGATCGCCGCACTATTGACCAGGAGATCGACGCCGCCGAAGGCCTCGGTGGCGCGCGCGACCGTGGCCTGGACCTGTGCTTCATCGGTGACATCGCAGACCACGCCGAGGGCCTGACCACCGCGCTTGACGATCGCCTCGGCGCATTGGTTGGCATTGTCCGGTGTAATATCGACGCAGACGACCTTTGCGCCTTCCTCGGCCAGCCCTTCGGCAATGCCGCCGCCGATGTTCGGGCTCGTGCCGGTAATAAGAGCAACCTTCCCTTGCAGCTTCACAACGTCCCTCCTTGTTTACACCGCCATAGACTATAGCGGGGGGTGTCGTCAAGGAACAGGCGCAGACAGGTAGTGGTTCAGTTTGGTCTTTTGTAGGGGCGAGGTTACCTCGCCCCTACGGCAAAATCGTTGCTTTCTTGGGGGATACGAATGAATCGAACTGAACTACTACCCCAGACACTACATCTGGACTTCACCTTTCCCTTGTGAAATCCTGCCCGCATCTTCAGGGCAAAGGAGAAGACTCATGCACAAACGCATCTGGCCGTGGGAACGCAACGGCATGGCGTGGGCGTGGCGACGACTGCGCGCGCAAGGACAGGCGGGACTCATCCGCTTCGCCGACCTCTATCGACAACTGCGGGCGCTACCGCGCAAAGCCCGGCGGCAGTTGCAACGCCAGTGGGCCTGCTCCTTGGCCGGGGCGGCGCTGCTGATCGCCGTGGCACCGACCGGCAGCCACGCCGCCAATTTCACCGCTGGCACACCGGCGGAGCTGATCGCCGCCATCGACGCCGCCAATCTCACCGTCGCCGCCGACACCATCACCTTAACGAGCAGCATTACGCTTACCGACGTGCACAACGCCACCTACGGCGGTGGGGCCAACGGCTTGCCGGTCGTTACCAGCAAGATCACCATCGCTGGCAATTTCAATACGGTCAGCCGCGACACCGCTGACCCGGACCTCTTTCGCATCTTCGGCGTAGGCAAGGACGGCGACCTGACGTTGCAAGAAACCGGAGTGACAGGCGGGGACGCCGAAGTAGGCGGGGGCATCGCCTCGCTCGGCAAGCTGACGCTGCAAGGAAGTTACGTGGCAGGAAATACTGCCGAGGAATTTGGCGGCGGTATCGCCAACTTCGGCGGCTACAACGCCAACTCGCCCACGCTGACCATCAGCAACAGCTTCGTAGTAGAAAACTTTGGCGTCTTGGGCGGCGGCGTGGCCAACGTGGCCTACAATTATGACTCGGCGGCGGCGGTCAACAGCACTGTGACGGTGAGCCGCAGTTACTTCGCCGGAAATTTTTCAGGGATTGGCGGGGCAGTGCTGACCGGCAGCGCTGGCGACTCCACTACGGACCTGACCCTGAACGACAGTCTGGCGTACTTCAATATCGGCTATTTCGGCGGCACGGTCGTGAATCTGAGTTTCGGATCGAGTAGTGCCTCGGTTGCCAACAGCACGGTGGAGGCCAATCGCGACATGTTCGCCTCCAACCTCTCGCTCTTCGGCGGGGCACTGTGGAATACTGGGATCTACGAAGGAACCGCCGAGATGACCGTCAGCAACTGCACAGTCTCAGGCAATACGTCCGTTATTTTCGGCAGTGGGTTGCTCAACTCGGATGTCTTCTTCTTTTATGGGTCGGCAGTGCCGGGTAACAGCACGCTGACCATTACGAACAGTACGATCACGGGCAACGGCTTCTACGGCACGTCATCGCCTTTCAATGGTGGCGTGCTCAACCTCTCTTACACCAGCGCCGGGAGTGTGGTGCTGACCAACAGCATCGTAGCGGGTAACTTCGGTGATGGCGGTGAAGGCGGCGTGGAAGTGTTCAACCCATATGCCGGCGGCACCCTGACCAGTGCGCGTAACGTATTCGGGCATGACGGCATCGACACCGCCATGGCGATTTACGGCTTCGCCCCCGATGGCAGTGACGTGCTTGCCACCTCGGATGGGACCCTGCCCACGGCACTGACGAGCATTCTCGACCCCGTGCTGGCCGACAACGGCGGTAATACCGGCACCCACGCCCTCGTCTTGGGCAGCCCGGCCATCGAGCTGGCTGGGACCTGCGGGTTGGCGACCGACCAGCGCGGCTTTCTCCGGGTCGTGGGCGACTGTGACTCCGGGGCCTATGAGTTCGATGCTCCTCCGCCCGACCCCTGTACGGTGGCAGAGCCCACGCTAGGCTGTACCGTCAACGGCATCTCGAACCAACCCTGCGTGGGCGGTCCGGGCAATGACTTCATTACCGGCACCAGCGGCGATGATGTCATCTTCGGTGGCGCGGGCAATGACGAGCTGCGTGGCAATGAAGGCAACGATCTGCTGTGTGGCGAGGCCGGGAAAGACATCCTGGTCGGCGGGTTGGGCAATGACGTCCTGGTCGGCGGCACAGAGCACGACATCCTGCGCGGCAACGATGGGGATGACGTGCTTTTCGGTGGCGACGGCAACGACACGCTGATCGGCGAGAACGGCAACGACACGTTGTTCGGTGAGGCCGGGAAAGACCAGCTCCGAGGCGGGCCAGGCAACGACGAACTCGACGGCGGCACGGAGAACGACGTGCTCAACGGTGGGCCAGGGACCGACACCTGCCTCAACGGCGAGAAATTGATTGCCTGCCCGTAAGCAGTCATCCAGTCGTTGAGTCGTTCAGTCAGCGTAGGGGCAGGCCTTGTGCCTGCCCTAGTTCAGGGCGACCACAAGGGCATTGGTGTCAACTTTAGGTCTTTTCCGCTGTGTCGCGGCGGCTAATCCCCTCTCCCCGCCGGGGCGAGGGTGAGGGGCGTTAAAGGGTTCTTTTCTCTTCTCTTCCCCTCATCCTGTCCTTCTCCCCCAAGGGGAGAAGGGACCGCAAAGCTAGCCTTCGCTGTTAAATTGACACCAATGCCACAAGAGCCGCCCCTCCCATCTTCTTTCGCCTCTTCGCCATTCGCCCTTCCACATTCATCATTGCGCATCGCTCTGCTACGCTGCCGGGCGCATGGAACACCTCTGGGATCTCGCCATTATCGGCGCGGGCGCGGCGGGTCTGGCGGCGGCGATCTTCGCCGGGGAAACGGCCCTAGCAGCTAGCCATCCCTTGCGTATCGCGCTGCTCGATTCCGCTCCTACAATAGGCGCGAAAATCCTCATCTCCGGCGGCGGTCGCTGTAACGTCACTCACGACGAGGTTCATCCCGAAGACTTCAACGGCTCGCGTAATATCGTCCGTAACGTGCTGGCCGCCTTCGACGAGCAAGCGACGATCCGCTGGTTTACCTCGCTCGGCGTCCCGCTCAAACGCGAAGAGACTGGAAAGCTGTTTCCGGTTTCCAACAGCGCACGCCCGGTGCTGGACGCGCTGCTGCGTCGCTGTAGTGAGTTGGGCATTACGATGTTAACGCAACATCGAGTGCGGGAGATCTCGTTGAATAGAGCCGCTTCCCCTCACCCTGTCCCTCTCCCGCAAGGGGAGAGGGGACCTGAAGGCGAAAATGCATTTCTCGTTCGCCATGAACGAGGGGAACTGACCGCACGTCGTGTCATCATGGCCACTGGCGGGCGCTCGCTGCCGCGCACCGGCAGCGATGGCTCGGGCTGGAGCATCGTGCGTCGCCTCGGACACACGGTGCGTGGAACTGCGCTGCAACTTTTTTCCTGGACAGCGTTTCGAGCAGCTCGATGCGCTCTTCGTTGCCACAGCCAAGACACGCCCCCGCGTCTCTGTCGGCAAAGTGCTGGCCGAGCATTTTCCGGATCGTCTCGCCCAGGC of the Deltaproteobacteria bacterium genome contains:
- a CDS encoding aromatic-ring-hydroxylating dioxygenase subunit beta, coding for MTSTEKPVALRHEVETFLYEEAALLDEWRLEEWLGLLTEDASYYVPATDTPDGDPRTSLFIVADDIMRIRSRVKQLLGRFAHAETPHSRTRRLLGNVRIRSVEGDVIRATANFAVYRTRMEQLDTYVGRYEYVLVRHEGGFKIRERRAILDLDSLRPQGKVSIIL
- a CDS encoding NAD(P)/FAD-dependent oxidoreductase, whose product is MEHLWDLAIIGAGAAGLAAAIFAGETALAASHPLRIALLDSAPTIGAKILISGGGRCNVTHDEVHPEDFNGSRNIVRNVLAAFDEQATIRWFTSLGVPLKREETGKLFPVSNSARPVLDALLRRCSELGITMLTQHRVREISLNRAASPHPVPLPQGERGPEGENAFLVRHERGELTARRVIMATGGRSLPRTGSDGSGWSIVRRLGHTVRGTALQLFSWTAFRAARCALRCHSQDTPPRLCRQSAGRAFSGSSRPGPASHPHARSSDGAEPVVTRTTAQAGPQTDRLPAPGRARTRLEFRRSHGWRRPAPGNRLSHHGLAQSAQAVSDWGNARLRRTHRWVQFPMGLGNGISGGKSGSNSLPPSTQCLVLSTGM
- a CDS encoding SDR family oxidoreductase, producing the protein MKLQGKVALITGTSPNIGGGIAEGLAEEGAKVVCVDITPDNANQCAEAIVKRGGQALGVVCDVTDEAQVQATVARATEAFGGVDLLVNSAAIFNQKGVLDMSLAEWTRQTSIILTGTFLFTKYVAQLMITQQRPGNIINIISTAGHQGQPRNVGYCTGKSGLLNFTRSVAMELVDYGIRVNSLTPTATDPQESFERAERWGRGPGDQRIVQMFEPFRKGAPMRKLPSPKHYAKAIAFLASEDAEMITGLDLRVDAGTVARYWAWNPSE
- a CDS encoding amidohydrolase family protein encodes the protein MSTHQPVLAIDMHNHLIAPEVADFLTREGDKYATQFVEQDGQRFFVIQGSARRPYHDKIARPEARLPDMDAASIGVQAVSCVPFLMYPEVAPDLGLAIAQVNNDALAAIGQRLSDRFAPLASVPLQDPPAAAQELERAAKLGLRGVEIPPRIQEQGLDEPQFEVFWAAAEALQMVVCIHPFEAAPRGMLARYGLGILAGNLFDTGLAAAVLIYGGVLERHPRLRVVLYHAGGALPSMLGRLDMGYERIPECRSVIPRPPSSYVNQFCFDTLAFNPAMVRYLVATYGAEHLVIGTDYPLPAGTQRPVEEVKALRLPAEAEFAILRGTASRLLRYD
- a CDS encoding Rieske 2Fe-2S domain-containing protein; translated protein: MDTTSLEGLIIDNQQAGLFRVNRQAFTSQEILELEHRRVFERCWIYAGHESEVAQPGDFRARRVAGRPVILIRGDDGQVRVLLNTCTHRGALVCRAQSGTARSFQCAYHAWTFNSRGELVGVPGEEAYSPSFDRKDFALAQPRVDSYRGFVFVNFNPDGESLSDYLAGAKEFLDLVCDQSEVGMEVVPGAQLYSMRANWKLLVENSFDGYHGLPTHQRYFQFLVETGGLDMTERLPGRALALGNGHAVIEYEPPWGRLVAHWNPSFGEAKKAEIGAVYKRIEERFGADWARRVCRTSRNLLIFPNLIINDLMAVTIRTFFPVSSNYMEVSAWALEPQDESAEDRAIRLDNFLTFLGPGGFATPDDVEMLESCQKGFANREVMWSDMSRGMNRAEPVPTDELQIRSFWRRWHDLLTLRPTKAAAQRAA